The Ktedonobacterales bacterium genomic interval TTGAGCAGCGCATGCGTTTACGCGATATTTGGGATGATAGCTATGATCTGGTCTTTCCCAATGGCATAGGCCGCCCCATTGAGGCCACCAACTTCTTGAAGCGCTCATGCTATCCGCTCGTTGAAAAAGCGAGCCTCCCACGTATCCATTTTCATGATCTCCGTCAGAGCGTTGCCCACATCATGAAAAAGATGGGAGTCCAGACCGAAGGTGTCTCCGAAACCTTCGGACACGAGCATAGCTACATCACCGACCGCTTTTATGGGCATGACGCTCCGGAGCTTCAACAAAAAGCGATGGAGGCGATGGAGCGGGCATTGCGAAAAATAGGGGATGAAGACCAATCGCAGTCAAATTCGCAGTCAAACTGATTGAATGGCAAGCGGGGGGAGATAAAATCACACCGCTCGCACAAGCTGTGGAGCGGTGTGAATCGGAGCCGGCGGTGGGACTTGAACCCACGACCTACGGTTTACGAAACCGTTGCTCTACCACTGAGCTACGCCGGCCAGAACCGCAGCAGGCACTTCCCCTGACGGCCTCCCTATCATAGCGCAGAACCAGGCTCATTGTCAAGGATTTTTCAATCGTATCCAGGCGGTTAACGCACAGCAGTGGTTTCAGCCCGCGCGGGTCCGAAGCCTCGAATTCATTTGCCAGGCGCCGTCGCCGCGTTGGTTGCCAGCAGCCCAAGGATTCCGCTTCATATTCTTTTGCTCACCCATGATAGCCAAGCTCTCGCGCTTTTTGGAAGGCTTTGTTGGCTTCGCGCTTTCGACCTAATTTTTGGAAGAGCAGCCCTTTGTTGTAGTAGGGAAGCGCGTAGGTGGGGTTGAGTTGGATGGCGTAGTCATAGGCTGGTAAAGCCTCCTGATAGCGCTGGAGATTGTAGAGCGCCCAGCCGATGTTGTTATAGGCATCAACGTTGTTGGGGTCGAGTTGAATACAACGCTGGTAGCTGGTGAGCGATTCCTGGTGGCGCTGAAGCTGGCTGAGCGCGTAGCCTCTGTTGAAATAGGGGTTGGCAAGATTGGGATTGAGTTGGATGGCATAGTCGGAGGCGGCGAGCGCTTCCTGATAGCGCCGAAGCTGCTTGAGCGCATAACCTTTGCCGCTGTAGGCGAGCGCATTGGCGGGGTCACATTGGAGAGCGTGGTCATAGGCGGCGAGCGCCTCGTCGTAGCGCTGGAGGTCACTGAGTAAATTACCTTTGTTCCTGGAGGGAAGCGCGTCGGTGGGATCGAGTTGGAGAGCGCGGTCATAGGCGGCGAGCGCTTCCTGATAGCGTTGGAGGGACCGGAGCGCACCGCCCTTATTATTATAAGTCGGCGCAGAGTTGGGATTGAGTTGGATGGCGCGCTCCAGGACGGGGAGCGCCTCCTGATAGCGCTGGAGTTCAACGAGCATCCAGCCTTTATTCGTATAGGCGCCTGCCAGGTTCGGGTCGAGTTCGATAGCGCGCTCATAGGCCGCCAGGGCTGCTGCGTGGCGCTTGAGGTTGCTGAGCGCAAAACCCTTCTGAAAGTCGAGTTGCGCATGATGAAAATCGAGTTGGGTGGCGCGCTCCAGGGCCGCCAACGCTTCATCATAGCGCTTGAGATTGTTGAGGACCATGCCTTTGCCAAAATAGCCATTCGGAAAGGTGGGGTCGAGTTGAAGGGCGCGCTCAAAGGCGGCCAGGGCTTCCTCATAGCGCTGGAGGGATTGGAGCGCAATGCCCTTGTTGCTATAGGCGAGCGCAAGGTGAGGGTCAAGCTGCATGGCGCGCTCAAAGGCGGCCAGGGCTTCCTCATAGCGCTTCAGGCCAACGAGCGCGATGCCCTTCCCATTAGAGGCGAGCGGATCGCTAGAGTCGAGTTGAAGGGCGCGCTCAAAGGCAGCCAGGGCTTCCTCGTAGCGCTTGAGATTATAGAGTGCGATGCCCTTCTGGGGATGGGCCGCTGCATTGTTCGCAGGGAGTTGAAAGGCGCTTTCATAGATAGCGCGAGCTTCGTCCTGGCGCTTGAGTTCCCAGAGGGCATTGCCTTTGCCGAAGACGGCGGCGGCAGCGTTGGGGGCAAGCCGGAGAGCCTGTTCATAAGCTTCCAGCGCCAGTGAGTATCGCCTGGCCTTGCGATGGGCGATACCCTCTTCCAGCCATTGCCCTAACATTTTTTCCGGCGCTGGCGGAGGCAGGTGGAAGAGTGCGCCGTCGGTGGCGCTCAGAAAGAGGACGGGCGTACCCCATTCGAGCGAGTTGTTGCTGCCCACGTTGATAGCGATGCGCGCTTCGGTGACGGCGGCATCCACCGGTAGGCCGTGCGCCAGCGCTTCGTAGAAGGTGCGCGTCAGTTCGATGGCAGCGTGGTCTGTGATTTCGTATTGCATTGCCAGTACGGCGGGGATGCCGCGCCGCGCCAGCGAAGCGCCAACGCTGGAGAAGATGTCGCCTTTGCCTGCTCTGGCGCCCTCGCAGGCATTGAGAACAACCAGGCGCAGCGAGGGGTGGTCGGCCAGAACGCGCCCCAGTTGGGTGGCGCTCAGC includes:
- a CDS encoding tetratricopeptide repeat protein, with amino-acid sequence MEYLDFDVELTALTGRDYRAAVRSPAGKANAIMRFPFDETLLENHLLKLQNALLRSGEERRRALTPEEQAVRGFGRQLFEALIAGDVRACYDQSRVRANQEGKGLRLRLDAQVPELAALPWELLYDPTESEYICLSRATPIVRYLNLPGAREALLVTPPLRILGVVASPNSPATPALDVASEQARLERALSSLKARELIELVWLEGQTWRALQQAMWVGPWHILHFIGHGGFNERAEEGMLALASEKGALDLLSATQLGRVLADHPSLRLVVLNACEGARAGKGDIFSSVGASLARRGIPAVLAMQYEITDHAAIELTRTFYEALAHGLPVDAAVTEARIAINVGSNNSLEWGTPVLFLSATDGALFHLPPPAPEKMLGQWLEEGIAHRKARRYSLALEAYEQALRLAPNAAAAVFGKGNALWELKRQDEARAIYESAFQLPANNAAAHPQKGIALYNLKRYEEALAAFERALQLDSSDPLASNGKGIALVGLKRYEEALAAFERAMQLDPHLALAYSNKGIALQSLQRYEEALAAFERALQLDPTFPNGYFGKGMVLNNLKRYDEALAALERATQLDFHHAQLDFQKGFALSNLKRHAAALAAYERAIELDPNLAGAYTNKGWMLVELQRYQEALPVLERAIQLNPNSAPTYNNKGGALRSLQRYQEALAAYDRALQLDPTDALPSRNKGNLLSDLQRYDEALAAYDHALQCDPANALAYSGKGYALKQLRRYQEALAASDYAIQLNPNLANPYFNRGYALSQLQRHQESLTSYQRCIQLDPNNVDAYNNIGWALYNLQRYQEALPAYDYAIQLNPTYALPYYNKGLLFQKLGRKREANKAFQKARELGYHG